The genomic segment CCGGGCTGCGTCAAATGAAGGTCCGGTTGATTGAAAGCCTGCCACAAGTGGGCGGACAATTGAAGGCGCTCTATCCTGAGAAAACTATTTTTGACGTAGCAGGGTTTCCATCGATAAAGGCAAAAGAATTAGTCAGTGTTTTAACTAAACAGACTTTACAATTTGACCCAGCAGTTATTTTAGGCCAAAAAGTTGAAAAGTTAAAGCGATTGCCAAACGGTGTAATAGAGCTGCAGACAAAAAAAGGTGAAAAATATTTAAGTCGAACCGTAATTATTACTGCCGGTGTCGGTGCTTTTTCACCCCGACTATTCAAAGTTGAAAATGTGAAATCTTATGAACATGACAATCTTTATTATTATGTTCATGATATTCAGCAATTTGCTGGACAATCAGTTGTGATCCTCGGTGGGGGAGATTCTGCGGTTGACTGGGCAAATGCACTTGAGCCGATAGCGGCCCAGGTTACAGTGGTTCACCGACGCAATGCATTTCGTGCACATGAAAGCAGTGTACGTCAAATGAAGCAATCCAACGTTAAGATTGCCACTCCATTCACAGCAAAAGCGATCGTTGAGAGGGGGAAGACAATTGAAAAATTAATTATTAACGAAGTAAAAGGTGACCGAGAGATGGAGCTGCCACTTGATGATTTAATTGTCAATTATGGTTTTGTTTCTGAGCTTGGCCCGATAAAAGACTGGAAATTAACTCTTGATAAAAATTCAATTATTGTGAACTCAAAGATGGAAACCAATATACCAGGTGTTTACGCAGCTGGTGACATCGTCAGCTATCCTGGTAAGGTTAAATTGATTGCCACCGGTTTTGGAGAGGCACCGGTAGCAGTTAATAATGCTAAGCATTTTATTGATCCTAATGCACGGACGCAGCCAATGCACAGTTCAAGTAGCAGGCTTTTTGGTCAATGAAAGAGATAACGATGCCATAGAAAAGAGGGAAACTGCTCCTACTGTCAGGCGAAGGCGGGAATCACCTCAGTATGCCGCAGCAAGATCGGCGGTCCAAAGATGAACAACGGTGAAGAGTTGACAAGCCATTCAAGGACAAGATTTTAAGAATCGAATCCCCATTGAAGGAGTGTTTGGCACCGGTAAACGGCGTTTTGGTCTAAACCACCCTGCAAAAAGTGCAGGGGGTTTCTTTTACTTTTATATCACTGGCTTCGCATCCCCGGATTTAAAATCTAAGTGCAACACATCAAGATTACACAAATAGGCCATGGAGACCTAAACTTAAAGTGCCAAAACTCTAAAGAAAGGAAATCTCCATGACCCAATCTAAGAATAGCACTGCCGAGCATTACCAACAACTCACACCAGAAGAAAGAGGCGCAATTGAAGCGTATTTGAACGCTGGTAAGTCAAAAGCCGAAATCAGCCGTCTGCTTCATCGCAGTCGCAGTACCATCTCTTGCGAAATCAGGCGGGGCAGGGTTCAACAGCGTAATTATGACTACCTCTTTGTCTATCGATACTACGCTGACACCAGCCAGCTCTTTCATGAACGGGCCCGTCAAAAGTGCCATTCTAAGGGCTTAGAAGAACGCTGCTGGTTGTTCTTCAAGATGTTCACAAAGGCGCTCAAACGGCGTCCGCGGATTGAAAGTGTGGACAGTTATATCCATGTCTTCAAACAGGCGCATCCAAACAAGCCCTGTCCATCAACGCCGACCGTTTACCGCTACATTGATCAAGACCGGTTAGACGTGAAGAACATTGATCTGCCGGCCAAACTGAGGCGTCATGTGAAAACCAGTCACCACAATCATTCATGTAAGAATAAGCGCCTGGCTGGCCCCTCAATTGAAGAACGGTCAGACGTCATCAACGACCGGAAACGCTTTGGCGACTGGGAAGGTGATCTGGTTAAAGGCAAGCGCCAGGCCAGTGAACCAGCTCTCCTGACGTTAACTGAACGACAGTTACGTTATGAACTGATTGTGAAGATTCCCAACTACCACGCTGACACCTGTTTGAAGTATCTTCAAAACGTTGTCGACAAGCAGCCTGAGCTCTTTAAGACCATCACCTTTGACAACGGTTCTGAGTTCAAACTCTTAGATCAAGTCAAGGGCCCTCAGGTCTACTTTGCCCACCCTTATTCACCCTGGGAACGAGGCGGTAACGAGAACCAGAACGGTCTGATCCGGGAGTACATCCCTAAAGGCCAGTCACTACATGGCTTCTCTAAAGATGCTATTGCTCAGGTTCAAGAGGCACTGAATCAGAAACACCGCAAGGCGCTCAGCTATGCTAGCGCCGCCGAGCTTATTGAGGCCGCGCTGGCAAGCTAGCTCACGGCGTGACTCCATGGTTGTTGCGCTTGATTTGACATTCCGGGCTGTTCTTTATCGTTTATTTCCATAGTATTTTCTGCCACTAGCAAACAGCCCCAACCTTTCATTCCTGAATTATTTTTGCTCTAAACTGATAATATCGCCAATATCAACGCCTAAAGCAACACATATCTTAACAAGAGTTTCAATTGAAACCGGCTCATCTTTACCAAGCTTTGCGATGACATTACTACTTACTTGAGCTGCTTCTTTTAATTGAGTTTTGTTCATTTCTTTATCTATCAATAGTTTTCAAAGCTTTTTATACGTTATGGACACGTTTTCACCTCGAACTTTTTTAAAAACTCGCATAAACTGCTTAAAGGATATTATATCACGATGTGTCAATGTTTTATCTATAAATACACACAATTTGATTCAGAAGTAACTTTCCGTTTTCGTAGGGGGGTAAGATATCGGCTCAGGGGGGTAATCATGCAGGTCATAATTATAATCAAAGAGGTAATAATTTCCCAGTATATGAGTGCATAAAAATTTTCTCGGCCACTGAGAATGACAGGTGAATTCTACTAACTTATAAATGTTCATAGGTAAGATAGAATCATCATTGAATCTTATCAACTTCTCTCAGCAGTTAATTTGTCATATCCGTTTCGATCAAACCGCAATACGGAATTCGCTCTTGATTGACAAATTGCCGAATTAATACGCCGTGTGTGACAACCGCTATGTTCTGATAATCCATGTATTTTTCCAGTACATGAACTGCTCTGTTTTTGACCTGCGAATAGCTTTCCCATTTGTATTTACAGGCTGCATTATGTTCGCCTTTAAATTGTTTAACTTCCTTCAACAGTTCTATAAAGTGTTCGGGTCCGGAATACTGAAATGTTGTATCCGGCAGCCACTCATGCAAATCGGTCTCGACTTTTATATCCAGCCCTGTATTTTTAGAGATGATTGCTGCTGTCTGCAATGCTCGTGTGTAAGGAGAAGAAAGAATGATTTGGGCTGTTCTCAGCTTTTCATTTTTAGAAACGGCTTCAGCCTGACGAACGCCTTTTTCCGATAGCCCGGCCAAATCTATTCCGTGGCCAATAAAGCGACGCTGTCTAACCGTTTCATAATTTGGTTCAGCGTGTCTGATAAATACAATGTGCATGATTCATTCTCCTTCAAGCGGGCATGATATCTTATATAACGCTATTTTCATTGTTTAGCTGCAGATTCCAAAAGATACAGTCCTGTTTGCAAAGCTGAACTAAATTTGACTGTTGCAGCATCGGAGGATTGGCTGAATACATAAGGATTTCTTTCCAGCAAACAGATATACATACAGCTACTGCATAGTTGACCGGCCTCTGTATCATCAGCTCACTGTTCCTGCACTCTCCCGATTATTTTTTTCGTCTTCTCCAGCGGGAATGGAACTTCTTCAATCGGAAAATAGTCAATGCTTTCAACACGTGCGGTTCCTTCCATGTTCGACGCGCCAAATGGCACACGGACATAGTCGCCGACTTCGATACCTTCATCATCGGTTTGATAATAATAGGTTCTGTCGCTATCATCGAAGGCGACGCTGCAGTATTTCACTTCTCCATCTTTCCGCGCATTCATGAACGCATTTCGATCAAGCAGCTGGCCAAATCCATAGAAACCAATAAACCAACGGATCAGGTCCATCAGTTCAGACCATGATTCTTCGGGGATGTGGCGTCGATTATAAATACCGGAATGTGACCGGACCGTGCCGTCATAATATATCGCCTCAAGTTTGTAGAATCGGACACCCGTTGTGTCATCAAACTTTGGTGTATCCACCCAGCCGTCGTCATGGAAACAATCCTCGGCAACCCGCAACAGGTCATCCATCCCCCCTTGAACATCGTACTGGTGCGTCACCGAACAGGCCATTCCGGCACGCTGCCTGATGACGAGCTGCTGCCTTTCATGGTCGATGGTTATAGATTCTGTATCATGCCAGTTTACCCCCTGCGGACTGAATGAGGCGTCAAAATGACGATGACGATCAAATTCAATCGTCATTTTCCTGATGTTCACCGTGCTGTCAGCGTCATCATCGATATCGAAAAAGTGCAGCAGGTCTCTCCAGTTGGGCGGATAGGCGTTACTGCCTGACCAGACTTCGTCGCGTTGTCCCCCATAGTTGACCGCGAGTTTCCACTGTGTTCCGTCAAGAACCCCGGGATCTGTGTATTCGCTTTCCCAGTATTCAACATGGATATCCTCAAAAGTCTTCATCAGTTGTGCTGTTTCTT from the Sporolactobacillus sp. Y61 genome contains:
- a CDS encoding IS30 family transposase — protein: MTQSKNSTAEHYQQLTPEERGAIEAYLNAGKSKAEISRLLHRSRSTISCEIRRGRVQQRNYDYLFVYRYYADTSQLFHERARQKCHSKGLEERCWLFFKMFTKALKRRPRIESVDSYIHVFKQAHPNKPCPSTPTVYRYIDQDRLDVKNIDLPAKLRRHVKTSHHNHSCKNKRLAGPSIEERSDVINDRKRFGDWEGDLVKGKRQASEPALLTLTERQLRYELIVKIPNYHADTCLKYLQNVVDKQPELFKTITFDNGSEFKLLDQVKGPQVYFAHPYSPWERGGNENQNGLIREYIPKGQSLHGFSKDAIAQVQEALNQKHRKALSYASAAELIEAALAS
- a CDS encoding histidine phosphatase family protein, encoding MHIVFIRHAEPNYETVRQRRFIGHGIDLAGLSEKGVRQAEAVSKNEKLRTAQIILSSPYTRALQTAAIISKNTGLDIKVETDLHEWLPDTTFQYSGPEHFIELLKEVKQFKGEHNAACKYKWESYSQVKNRAVHVLEKYMDYQNIAVVTHGVLIRQFVNQERIPYCGLIETDMTN
- a CDS encoding NAD(P)/FAD-dependent oxidoreductase, coding for MTENKEIFDTTIIGGGPIGLFSAFYAGLRQMKVRLIESLPQVGGQLKALYPEKTIFDVAGFPSIKAKELVSVLTKQTLQFDPAVILGQKVEKLKRLPNGVIELQTKKGEKYLSRTVIITAGVGAFSPRLFKVENVKSYEHDNLYYYVHDIQQFAGQSVVILGGGDSAVDWANALEPIAAQVTVVHRRNAFRAHESSVRQMKQSNVKIATPFTAKAIVERGKTIEKLIINEVKGDREMELPLDDLIVNYGFVSELGPIKDWKLTLDKNSIIVNSKMETNIPGVYAAGDIVSYPGKVKLIATGFGEAPVAVNNAKHFIDPNARTQPMHSSSSRLFGQ
- a CDS encoding helix-turn-helix transcriptional regulator, encoding MIDKEMNKTQLKEAAQVSSNVIAKLGKDEPVSIETLVKICVALGVDIGDIISLEQK